In Mercenaria mercenaria strain notata chromosome 15, MADL_Memer_1, whole genome shotgun sequence, a single genomic region encodes these proteins:
- the LOC123524767 gene encoding uncharacterized protein LOC123524767, which translates to MAFGGRINSDILCSEMVDLPCTMCERKGRCIEAEKYCVECQDYYCLRCVNVHGDVPSLSRHNIFDKGQFPSESVHERPGTGKALPLVLTERCNIHTHHFVDMYCQNHDDVGCGTCMALDHRSCHHTFYIPEFLQNNTRILPAKTMLKKIESIATILEVNVEKLRNAKQEILTKKLATVETIRRIRKEFNERLEELEKNTLAHTEIRYKHL; encoded by the exons ATGGCTTTTGGAGGAAGAATAAACTCAGACATTCTCTGTAGTGAAATGGTTGATCTACCATGTACTATGTGTGAACGTAAAGGCAGATGTATAGAAGCAGAGAAATACTGTGTAGAATGTCAGGACTATTATTGTTTGCGATGTGTCAACGTTCATGGGGATGTCCCATCACTGAGTCGGCACAATATATTTGACAAAGGACAGTTTCCATCAGAATCAGTCCATGAACGGCCGGGTACCGGCAAAGCTCTACCTCTTGTGCTAACAGAGCGATGTAACATACACACCCATCACTTTGTAGACATGTACTGTCAAAACCATGATGATGTTGGTTGTGGTACATGCATGGCATTAGATCATAG GTCATGCCACCATACCTTTTATATACCAGAGTTTCTTCAAAATAACACAAGGATACTGCCAGCGAAGACAATGCTGAAGAAAATAGAATCCATTGCGACAATACTGGAAGTTAATGTTGAAAAATTACGAAATGCAAAACAAGAGATCTTAACAAAAAAACTTGCAACAGTAGAAACTATAAGAAGGATTAGAAAGGAATTCAATGAAAGACTTGAAGAACTAGAGAAGAACACTTTAGCTCACACAGAAATTAGATATAAGCATTTATAA
- the LOC128548801 gene encoding uncharacterized protein LOC128548801, translated as MDVKQQEAFDLCLSGHNVFITGQAGTGKTFLLSQIARALTSTGKNVQVTSTTGIASTCFPKDLQAITVHRWSGLDDGRYAAEETSELIKTSPQFHQTLNRICNTHVLIIDEISMLSKKMFEQLEIICSSVRQSQEYFGGLQVILCGDFYQLPPVPNREYNDHGELCFESNVFQGAVPHKVILTKIIRQDNEDLAKVIGEVSRGHLNDFAISYLKSLERPIDDTSSVKLFANNLLVDTYNRSKLMESDGDIVEFKAIDHGDKRYLVNISAQQTLWLKQGSPVILLRNISSVLVNGLTGTVKGFDPDGPVVEFPSVRITTTIKKTEFSGNVQVNIFNILLI; from the coding sequence ATGGATGTCAAACAACAAGAGGCTTTTGATTTGTGCCTGAGTGGACACAACGTTTTCATTACAGGACAGGCAGGTActggtaaaacatttttattatcacaAATTGCTAGAGCACTGACAAGTACTGGCAAAAATGTACAGGTTACAAGTACAACTGGTATTGCTTCTACATGCTTTCCTAAGGACCTGCAGGCAATAACAGTCCATAGGTGGTCTGGACTGGACGATGGAAGGTATGCGGCTGAAGAAACCTCTGAACTTATCAAGACAAGCCCTCAGTTTCACCAGACGTTAAACAGGATATGTAACACACATGTTCTTATAATAGACGAAATATCTATGCTGTCCAAAAAAATGTTCGAACAATTGGAGATTATTTGCTCATCTGTAAGACAGTCTCAAGAATATTTTGGTGGTCTTCAGGTCATATTGTGTGGGGACTTTTACCAGCTTCCACCTGTTCCCAATAGAGAATATAATGACCACGGGGAACTTTGTTTCGAAAGCAACGTCTTCCAAGGTGCAGTTCCTCACAAAGTAATTCTTACCAAAATAATTAGACAAGATAATGAAGATCTTGCAAAGGTTATTGGTGAAGTATCCCGAGGACATCTCAATGATTTTGCAATAAGTTATTTAAAATCTTTAGAAAGACCCATCGATGATACTTCATCAGTTAAACTTTTTGCTAACAACCTTCTTGTTGACACATACAATCGCTCGAAACTAATGGAAAGTGATGGAGATATTGTGGAATTTAAGGCAATAGACCATGGTGATAAGAGATATTTGGTAAATATCAGTGCTCAACAAACTTTATGGCTGAAGCAGGGATCTCCTGTGATCCTCCTTCGAAACATTTCTAGTGTCCTTGTTAATGGACTGACAGGAACTGTTAAAGGCTTTGATCCAGATGGACCTGTTGTAGAATTTCCTTCTGTCAGAATTACAACCACAATAAAAaagacagaattttctggtaatGTTCAAgtcaatatatttaatatattattgaTTTAA
- the LOC128549115 gene encoding uncharacterized protein LOC128549115, with amino-acid sequence MEAGLEMDLEKRVFSEIVLRLFDVRKITKRISPEKTISVYQGLKLKPLAATVTLTDNSIRDMNEVSKYKPEHVKVISCDSKMASFSLCTHYTSSGNRVEKVVTFNENLHWKITVCEKEIDLKSYGIKDSFTLDLESIQLVFDIVEKLKICSGMDIKKSTVCSRLHSVENWKNTDSDTCTRILRSVMCSRVVKVNSRSQTCKICQKMTIVKNKNSDKENATEINREFLLDKIPSASNEMIELLLSQVQNVGKHPKGRRWSRAIINVCLQLYTRSPVGYRLLMSSQMLVLPSPQLLVLYKSRVQHKIGFQDEIFRWMHTEALRLEIPVYGWKGGIIIDEMAIQKDVQIQKNGDLVELVGLVDVGPEGNMLNTLRMGKKEKHLGTHVLQFIFIGLTGFRFPFGHFVTDNIAAYDIHTLFWDAVAALSMYGFSVIYTSMDGAQSNRTFQNMNIGKDPQTMTAQCPEDPDNSVVLMMDVSHVIKKVRNNVIKSGISKGCTRNLILPDDSSIQWQMWVNAFEWDQINSLRIHRKLTREHIYPSTQSKMRNHLANEVLNKDMLYLMCQYQASLENGLVLSGAIEFLEKTSKIIEIFSDRMPVRSKDDSRLKDLSEVNDWFSAWSNKINSESISSAEKSKKLMSAQCRDDLHSCLLGFCELCFKVLACNDSAYVTPSIINSDIVENHFCQQRSTYNGANTNPSALQYRKNQNAIILGQNIISKKCNAGTATLKQAAQSFKFQDISSNKRKISNQSGSDPKKIKVLRM; translated from the exons atgGAGGCAGGGTTAGAAATGGATTTGGAAAAGCGTGTGTTTTCAGAGATAGTTCTACGTTTATTTGATGTGAGGAAAATTACAAAAAGGATAAGCCCAGAAAAGACAATATCTGTTTACCAAGGACTAAAACTGAAACCACTGGCAGCCACGGTCACACTTACAGACAACTCAATCCGAGACATGAATGAAGTTTCAAAATACAAACCAGAACATGTTAAAGTTATTTCATGTGACAGTAAAATGGCAAGTTTTTCTTTGTGTACACACTACACATCAAGTGGAAACAGAGTTGAAAAGGTTGTTACATTTAATGAAAACCTTCACTGGAAGATAACAGTTTGTGAAAAAGAAATTGACCTTAAGTCCTATGGTATAAAAGATTCTTTTACTCTTGATCTTGAAAGTATTCAACTTGTTTTTGatattgttgaaaaactgaaaatctgTTCTGGAATGGATATTAAGAAGTCTACAGTATGTTCCAGATTGCACAGTGTGGAGAATTGGAAGAATACAGACAGTGACACCTGCACTAGAATTCTGAGATCAGTTATGTGCTCAAGGGTGGTTAAGGTTAATTCAAGAAGCCAGACctgtaaaatatgtcaaaaaatgactattgttaaaaataaaaatagtgatAAAGAAAATGCTACTGAAATCAACAGAGAATTTCTATTAGATAAAATTCCATCTGCTTCGAATGAAATGATTGAACTTCTATTAAGTCAGGTTCAGAATGTAGGTAAACACCCAAAAGGGAGGCGATGGTCAAGAGCAATAATAAATGTTTGCCTTCAATTATATACTAGAAGTCCAGTAGGGTACAGACTGCTGATGAGTAGCCAAATGCTAGTCTTGCCATCACCACAATTGCTTGTACTGTATAAGAGTCGGGTACAGCACAAGATTGGATTTCAGGATGAGATATTTAG atgGATGCATACTGAAGCGCTTAGACTTGAAATTCCTGTTTATGGCTGGAAAGGAGGTATCATCATAGATGAAATGGCCATACAGAAAGACGTTCAGATTCAAAAAAATGGTGATCTTGTTGAATTAGTGGGCTTGGTTGATGTGGGACCAGAGGGTAACATGTTAAACACCCTAAGAATGGGTAAAAAAGAGAAACATTTAGGCACCCATGTGCTACAGTTCATTTTTATCGGTTTAACTGGGTTTCGTTTTCCCTTTGGTCATTTTGTGACAGATAATATAGCTGCTTATGACATCCACACTCTTTTTTGGGATGCAGTAGCAGCCCTTTCTATGTATGGGttttctgttatatatacttcAATGGATGGAGCGCAAAGTAATAGGACATTTCAGAATATGAACATTGGTAAGGACCCACAGACAATGACTGCACAATGCCCAGAGGACCCAGACAATAGTGTAGTTCTGATGATGGATGTTTCTCATGTCATCAAAAAAGTCAGAAATAATGTTATAAAGTCTGGTATAAGTAAGGGTTGTACAAGAAATCTTATTCTTCCAGATGATTCATCTATCCAATGGCAAATGTGGGTAAATGCATTTGAGTGGGATCAAATTAACAGTCTGAGAATTCATAGAAAACTAACTAGAGAACATATATACCCATCAACCCAGTCCAAGATGAGGAATCACCTAGCAAATGAAGTTCTCAACAAAGACATGCTTTATTTAATGTGCCAATATCAGGCCAGTTTGGAAAATGGCTTAGTTTTAAGTGGTGCAATAGAGTTTCtagaaaaaacatcaaaaattatTGAGATATTTAGTGACAGAATGCCAGTTCGTTCAAAAGATGACAGCAGGTTGAAGGACTTGTCTGAAGTAAACGACTGGTTTAGTGCTTGGAGcaacaaaattaattcagaaaGTATAAGCTCTGCTGAAAAGTCAAAGAAGTTAATGTCAGCTCAATGCAGAGATGATTTACATTCATGTCTTTTGGGGTTTTGTGAGCTCTGCTTTAAAGTCCTTGCATGCAATGATTCTGCTTATGTAACACCATCTATTATTAATTCAGATATTGTAGAAAATCATTTCTGTCAACAGAGATCAACATACAATGGGGCAAATACCAACCCAAGTGCTCTGCAATATCGTAAAAACCAAAATGCAATAATCCTTGGACAAAACATTATTTCTAAGAAATGCAATGCTGGAACAGCAACGCTTAAGCAAGCAGCTCAGTCATTCAAGTTTCAAGACATTAGTAGTAACAAAAGGAAAATAAGCAATCAATCCGGCAGTGATCctaagaaaataaaagtattgAGAATGTAA